The genome window TGACGGAGCGCCTCAACGCCGACCGTGTGCGGATCTACGTCTCCGGGCAGAACCTGCTGACCTTCACCAAGAGCGACGACCTGGTGCTGGATCCGGAGGCCCCCTCCGGGCGAGGGAACATGTACCCGCAGACCCGGACCGTCTCGATCGGCGCTTCGGTGCAGTTCTGATGGTCGGAAGATCCGTGACTGTGTCTACTCTCGAATAGCGATAGATGAAACGCTTTGCAGCTTTGGCACTCGTGCTCGGGGTGGCGCTGGCGTCATCCGCCTGCGACGACTCCTTCCTGACGACGGTGCCACCGGACCAGCTCTCCGACGAGGTCTTCTGGACCCAGGAGAAGGACGCCATTCTCAGCGTCAACGCGCTGTACCCGCTCCTCTTCGGCTACGAGGTGACGGAGTTCGATGCCGCCTCGGACAACGCCTGGGCGCACAAGTCGTTCGACGACTGGTACCTGATCGGCAACGGTACTCTGGACGCGGCGAACGGCACGGTCGAGAACATCTTCAACCAATCGTACCAGGCGATCCGGCGAGCGAACGAGCTGCTCGCCAACATCGACCGGATTCCGGAAATGAACGAGCAGCTCCGCGACCGCATCAAGGGTGAGGCGCGCTTCCACCGCGCGTACCACTACATGATGCTGGCGAACCTGTTTGGAGACGTGCCGCTCGTCCTGGAGCCGATCTCGATCCCGGAAAGCCAGGAGCTCACCCGGACCCCGCGCGCGCAGGTCATCGACCAGGTGCTGGCGGATCTGGACTTCGCCGCCAGCGTCCTCCCGGTCAGCTACCCGGAGTCGGAGCGGGGGCGGGTGACGCGCGGGGCGGCGTACGCACTGAAGGCGCGCGCGGCGCTGTGGGAATCCCGCTGGGACGTTGCGGCGGCGGCAGCGGCGGAGGTGATGAAGCCGGAATACGGCTACGAGCTGTACCCCGACTACACCAACCTCTTCCGCTACGCCGGCGAGGATAACCCGGAGATCATCCTGGCCGAGCGCTACATGAAGGGCCAGCGAAGCCACGGAGTCTTCGCCGACTATGCTCCGCGCTCGATGCTGGGTGGCAGCACCATCGTGCCGCTCCGCTCGCTGGTGGACTCGTACACCATGATCGACGGCCTGCCGATCGATGAGTCTCCGCTGTACGACCCGGAGAACCCGTACGAGAACCGCGACCTGCGGATGTACGGCACTCTGCTCTACCCGGGCGCCATCTTCGATGGTGAGGTCTACAACTCCCTGCCCGACAGCCCCACGCCGGACCGGGTGAAGAACGACTTCAACGCCACCGCCACGGGCTATCAGCAGATCAAATACGTCGATCCGGCGGACCGCGAGGATCCGAACAACAGCGGGCTCGACTTCATCATCCTGCGCTACGCCGACGTGCTGCTGATGTACGCGGAGGCGAAGGTCGAGCTGAATCAGATCGACCAGTCGGTCTACGACGCGCTCAACCTGGTGCGCGATCGGGCCGGCCTGCCGCCCATCACAGGCAGCCACTCGCAGGCCGAGCTGCGGGAGATCGTCCGGCACGAGCGTCGCGTCGAGCTGGCGCTCGAGGGGCTGCGCCTCTTCGACATCCGCCGCTGGCGGATCGCCGAGCAGGTCATGCCGGGTCGCAGCTACGGCATCGACTACATCAACTCCGAGGGCGAGGTCGAGACCATCCTCGCGGACAACCGGTTCTTCGACCCGGCCCGGGATTACCTGTGGCCGATCCCGCTCAAGGAGCTCGACCTGAACC of Longimicrobiaceae bacterium contains these proteins:
- a CDS encoding RagB/SusD family nutrient uptake outer membrane protein; protein product: MKRFAALALVLGVALASSACDDSFLTTVPPDQLSDEVFWTQEKDAILSVNALYPLLFGYEVTEFDAASDNAWAHKSFDDWYLIGNGTLDAANGTVENIFNQSYQAIRRANELLANIDRIPEMNEQLRDRIKGEARFHRAYHYMMLANLFGDVPLVLEPISIPESQELTRTPRAQVIDQVLADLDFAASVLPVSYPESERGRVTRGAAYALKARAALWESRWDVAAAAAAEVMKPEYGYELYPDYTNLFRYAGEDNPEIILAERYMKGQRSHGVFADYAPRSMLGGSTIVPLRSLVDSYTMIDGLPIDESPLYDPENPYENRDLRMYGTLLYPGAIFDGEVYNSLPDSPTPDRVKNDFNATATGYQQIKYVDPADREDPNNSGLDFIILRYADVLLMYAEAKVELNQIDQSVYDALNLVRDRAGLPPITGSHSQAELREIVRHERRVELALEGLRLFDIRRWRIAEQVMPGRSYGIDYINSEGEVETILADNRFFDPARDYLWPIPLKELDLNPDLGQNPGY